The proteins below are encoded in one region of Styela clava chromosome 4, kaStyClav1.hap1.2, whole genome shotgun sequence:
- the LOC120326514 gene encoding uncharacterized protein LOC120326514 translates to MEATFSITPTISDNATEYFCDVNSDAVSMETGSSYRKYVKLNVLVIPSKYSVTGITSSSLVIGNGKSQELTCLALDTGPTATLAWYRGNVPLKNESGILNAKGTYDIHVSISITANADTDGSQYSCNFYIPGNSKSYSDSIKFTVSVYCK, encoded by the exons ATGGAAGCGACCTTCTCAATCACACCAACAATTTCTGACAATGCAACGGAATATTTTTGTGATGTCAACAGCGACGCAGTTTCCATGGAAACCGGTTCATCATACAGGAAATATGTCAAACTTAATGTTTTGG TTATACCGAGCAAATATTCTGTAACTGGAATAACTTCAAGCAGTTTAGTTATTGGCAACGGAAAAAGTCAAGAATTAACTTGTTTGGCACTCGACACTGGACCAACAGCCACGCTTGCTTGGTATCGAG GAAATGTACCGTTAAAGAATGAATCAGGCATATTGAATGCCAAAGGAACATATGACATTCACGTCTCAATTTCAATCACTGCAAATGCTGATACTGATGGAAGTCAATATTCttgcaatttttatattccCGGAAACTCAAAATCTTATTCAGATTCTATAAAGTTTACAGTGAGCGTTTATTGTAAGtaa